The genome window GCCCGGCTGGGGGGCATGGGGAGGCCATGATGGGAGTCTGGGGGTGCAAGTGGGGCCATGACAGGGGTCTGGACACTGACAGCAGCTCATCACCTCCGCAGCAAGCTGCACTGCATGAGGAACTACATCCACATGAACCTCTTTGCCTCCTTCATCCTGAAGGGCGTCTCCGTGCTGGTCATTGACGCCCTGCTCAAGACCCACTACAGCGACAAGATTGACGACTACAATGTGCACATCTGGCTGAGCGATGAGGTGAGGCCTGGGGCTGGGATCCATGGGGCAGGtggagctggaggggctgggggcttgggcaatgctgcagccctgtcccctgcccACAGGCAGCCGCAGGCTGCCGGGCAGCCACCGTCTTCATGCAGTACGGCATCGTGGCCAACTactgctggctgctggtggAAGGCATCTACCTGCATAACCTCCTGGTGGTGGCTGTCTTCTCCGAGAGGAGCTACTTCACCCTCTACCTGTGCATTGGCTGGGGTGAGTGCGGGTAGGCTGGCTGCCCGTCCCTGTCCCCCAACCCCAACCTTGGCCCTGCCATGCCTCACCGGCCCCCTGCCCAACCCCCTCCAGGGGCGCCTGTGCTGTTCCTTATCCCCTGGGTCATCGTCAAGTTCCTCTACGAAAACATCCAGTGAGTACCACCCCTGAAGCAGGTTGaagcctgcagggcaggggtgggcgGGTGTGGGACATGTTGAGGGGTGGTGGGTATAGTGTCACAGGCCCAGAGGGGCTCCACACCATCAACCCATGTAAGGAGCAGGGTTTTGGGCTTGGCTGGAGCTGCCAATGCCACACCAGGTTCTAGCAGCAGCCCTCTTgaggggctgcccagccctccCTGTACCCCCCATCTGCAGGTGCTGGACCACCAACAACAACATGGGCATCTGGTGGATCCTTCGCTTCCCTGTGTTCCTGGCCATCCTGGTGAGTCTGGGGCCATGACTCTGCCTTCCGCAGCCCCTCGCTCAGTGTCTGTGAGGGCCCTGACCCTGCTGCAAAAGGAGCTGCCGTGGGCAGGGGGCAAAgccaccctgcctgcccctgtctgctcctgcccatccctgcccaTCCCTGTCCCTCACAGCTCATTCTGCTCCATTGCAGATCAACTTCTTCATCTTCATCCGCATCATCCAGATCCTGGTCTCCAAGCTCCGAGCCCACCAGATGCGCTACACTGACTACAAGTTCAGGTGTGTGGtgggcacagccctggccaGCAGCCCCGTGGTGTGCACATGCTGGTGCACACACCTGTGTCACCACCCCATGCCCCTGGCGCTGACGGGGCCCTCTCCGCAGGCTGGCCAAGTCCACACTGACACTGATCCCACTGCTGGGCATCCACGAAGTGGTTTTTGCCTTCATCACAGACGAGCATGCCCAGGGGACCCTCCGCTATGTTAAGCTCTTCTTCGACCTCTTCCTGAGCTCTTTCCAGGTGAGCTGGCCCCTCCGCAAAGACCTTCTGACTTGGGAGGGACCAGACCAGAGTTGAGGTGGGAGTCTGGCCATGCGCCTCTCACACCATTCCTCCCTCTGCCCAGGGGATGCTGGTGGCCATTCTCTACTGCTTTGTCAACAAGGAGGTGAGCGGGACGGTGTGGGAGGGGGCAGCTCGGGGGGCCAGGCCAGGCTGATGGCAGCTGCCCAcaggtgcaggcagagctgttgAAGCGGTGGCAGCGctggaagctggggaaggacctCGCGGAGGAGTACAAGCACACCTACAGTCACGCGCCCAGCGCCCGCAATGGCGCCGGCAGCACCTGCGAGAAGCACCAGCTGGTGGTGGGCGGCTGCGGCAACGGGCTGGGGCGCGGCCCGGCCACCCTGCGCCCCAGCACCCACTACCTCGAGACCACCGGCCGCAGCACCACCGAGTCCCTCGCCCTGGGGGACCGGCACCACTGCTACGAGTTCCCCGAGACCACGGCCGAGAGCCACTTCTGAGCCCACAGCCGGAGCGGGAGGGCTGAGCCAGCTGCGGAAAGAGCCGGCCGGGGCAGCGAcgtcccctccccagcccctcccgcCCCAGTGAGGACCCTGGGACAATGGGCACTGGACGGTGGAGGCAGCTGGGGTGGCTGCGGGTGAGGAAGGGGATCTGGACCTCAATGGGGAGGGGATCTGTGGGGCGGGGGGGTCTGTgtgtgggggtgggggtgggggggttcaTCCTGTGGTGCTGCCTCGTGCGCCTTCGCGACCCTCTGCGCAGTGCTGTAATTTATCTGTCATAACTGTAAATAGGTGTGGGCccgtgctgggctgcagggccagCTCCGCGTGCGCCTCTCTGTCCGTAACCAGCCTGTGGGCTCTGGGCGCCGGGGATGCCGCGGCACCCACAGGGGACGGCCACAGCCATAGAAGGGAGCCAGGCACCTGAAAACAGCCCCgctgcctgccccacagcccccctgcctgcccacaggTGAGTGGGACCGAGGTGGGCAGCCGCTGCTGCAGCACTGTTGTCCGGGGCTCTGGCTCCCTCCAGCACACACTCTGCTCCATCTGCTAATCGGCTCTGTCCTCTCACTGCCAGGAGCCCTTAATTAAATCATTTGGCTCTGCCCGCGGCACCCCCGCTCTCCTGGGAGCCGGCCCAGGCCatggctgggcagcagctgccggCAGCACCGTGGGGTGCGGGGCTGTGGGTGCCCTGTGCCCACCGGCCAGGCCGGTTATCGGGGCTGGGGGAATGCAGCGAGCAGGGCCCTAAGAGGCTTGTGCTGCGCACATGAGAGCTAAGCCCGGATGCCGTGGCTTTGGGCACCACAGTTGCCTGGTGTGCAGGGATTAGCTGTGCacaccccagccagcagcaccctgccccACAGGGGGCAGCGGCAAGGATGGACAGACAGCCCTGCCGTGACCCCTGGCTGCCCCACGCACCCTGGGCGCTGCCCGTCACCCATCGTGGGCGGCCCCATTTGGCTCTGAACAGACGACGGTCCCTGTCTGCCCAGACCCCACGCACAGCCCAGCACGGGATGTGCCAGGCAGGGTGAGCACTTGGAGCCGTGCCCAGGCGGCCCCACGCAGtgaacagcagcactgggcaggcGGCCATCCCCCCAGtcccaccctgcccagcatTGCCCACGCCAGCCAGCACGAGGGAGCCATGGGGCTGTGGGGTCCCAGACCACTGCCAGGGCTGGCGTAGCGTGGGGAGGCCATGTCCACACGCCGGCCCCACGCTGCTGGGCTGAGCACACAGGAATTTTCCTCTGTTTACTTGACAAGTTGCCGTCTGTCCCAGCAAGCATtgaagggctggggcagcactgCTGCGGGGCCGAGGGTCTGAGCCGCGGGCCATGGGGCAGCGCTGTGAGGACATGTTATCCGGGACTGTGGGGCTGAGTGGGCaaggggagaggggcaggggtcTGCCTGGAATGGGGATAGGGATGGAGCCAGCCCAGAGCCACAGGgctggccagggcagcccccGCCGAGCCACTGGCCCCCACGGCCGCTGCCGTCACTGTGGCCTCCTGACGCGGTAACGAGCCTAATTGAGTCAAATTGCTGGAGCACGAAGCGGTTTCTGGGAAGGTAAATATGGTCATCACGCGGCGCCGGGCCCTGTGCCTGTTGCTCCAGCGTTGCCGTGGCAACACCCCACTGTCGTCCCCCTGAGACACCCCATTGGGGCCCGGCTGTCCCCACAGTGCCAAGGGCATGGGGACCCCCAGgccctgcccaggggggtgACATACCAGGGCCCCACATCTGCCACACCATGATGGGGACCCTCAGGGGACCCCAAGCCAGTCTCAACCCATGGGATATCCCTGTGGCTGCACTGTGTCCCCACCACTGCTCCAtgtccccacagccccttgCTGTGTCCCACTGTCCTGCTTACAGGCTAGCTGGGTCCAGCACCCCAGGTCCATCCCCCCAGCACCACATGTTGGGGTGGCAGGTCCCTGCACAGTCTTGTGCCTGCAGAAGGGCTGGGGTCAGGGCTAGCAGTGCTGGTCACTGCCCCAAGCAGGGCCAGTGTCTGCTGGTGCCAGGGAC of Apus apus isolate bApuApu2 chromosome 17, bApuApu2.pri.cur, whole genome shotgun sequence contains these proteins:
- the GCGR gene encoding glucagon receptor, which encodes MSQPHLLSIVLLLLLCCQGPSAQITDFLFESWKAYSEECHRNMSRLPAPTELVCNRTFDKFSCWPDTLPNSTASVPCPWFLPWHQKVKHRHVFKTCGPDGQWVTGPQGQSLRDATQCKLDAKDLEAQEKFAKTYGSFKVMYTVGYSVSLCALLLALALLLGFSKLHCMRNYIHMNLFASFILKGVSVLVIDALLKTHYSDKIDDYNVHIWLSDEAAAGCRAATVFMQYGIVANYCWLLVEGIYLHNLLVVAVFSERSYFTLYLCIGWGAPVLFLIPWVIVKFLYENIQCWTTNNNMGIWWILRFPVFLAILINFFIFIRIIQILVSKLRAHQMRYTDYKFRLAKSTLTLIPLLGIHEVVFAFITDEHAQGTLRYVKLFFDLFLSSFQGMLVAILYCFVNKEVQAELLKRWQRWKLGKDLAEEYKHTYSHAPSARNGAGSTCEKHQLVVGGCGNGLGRGPATLRPSTHYLETTGRSTTESLALGDRHHCYEFPETTAESHF